In Drosophila santomea strain STO CAGO 1482 chromosome 2L, Prin_Dsan_1.1, whole genome shotgun sequence, a single window of DNA contains:
- the LOC120443882 gene encoding plectin isoform X12: MDNAYVYYKLDEFRLEIQRRDQEILAMAAKMKTLEEQHQDYQRHIAVLKESLCAKEEHYNMLQTDVEEMRARLEEKNRLIEKKTQGTLQTVQERNRLTSELTEIKDHMDIKDRKISVLQRKIENLEDLLKEKDNQVDMARARLSAMQAHHSSSEGALTSLEEAIGDKEKQMAQLRDQRDRAEHEKQEERDLHEREVADYKIKLRAAESEVEKLQTRLERAVTERERLEIKLEASQSELGKSKAELEKATCEMGRSSADWESTKQRIARLELENERLKHDLERSQNVQKLMFETGKISTTFGRTTMTTSQELDRAQERADKASAELRRTQAELRVTQGETEKRFSDAERAREEAAALQEKLEKSQGEVYRLKAKLENAQGEQESLRQELEKAQSGVSRIHADRDRAFSEVEKIKEEMERTQATLGKSQLQHEKLQNSLDKAQNEVDHLQDKLDKASTENRRLVLEKEKLTYDYDNLQSQLDKALGQAARMQKERETLSLDTDRIREKLEKTQVQLGRIQKERDQFSDELETLKERSESAQTLLMKAARDREAMQTDLEVLKERYEKSHAIQQKLQMERDDAVTEVEILKEKLDKALYASQKLIDEKDTSNKEFEKMLEKYDRAQNEIYRLQSRCDTAEADRARLEVEAERSGLAASKAREDLRKLQDESTRLQEACDRAALQLSRAKECEDNARSELEHSRDRFDKLQTDIRRAQGEKEHFQSELERVTYELERAHAAQTKAGASVEAAKEEAAHYAVELEKMRDRYEKSQVELRKLQDTDTFGRETRRLKEENERLREKLDKTLMELETIRGKSQYESESFEKYKDKYEKIEMEVQNMESKLHETSLQLELSKGEVAKMLANQDKQRSELERAHIEREKARDKHEKLLKEVDRLRLQQSSVSPGDPVRASTSSSSALSAGERQEIDRLRDRLEKALQSRDATELEAGRLAKELEKAQMHLAKQQENTESTRIEFERMGAELGRLHDRLEKAEAEREALRQASRSGGAGAAPHPQLEKHVQKLESDVKQLAMEREQLVLQLEKSQEILMNFQKELQNAEAELQKTREENRKLRNGHQLPPAAAPPAGASPAEIQAMQKEIQTLQQKLQESERALQAAGPQQAQAAAAAGASREEIEQWRKVIEQEKGRADMADKAAQEMHKRIQLMDQHIKDQHAQMQKMQQQMQQQQQAAQQAAQQAAQQQQSAASAGGADAKELEKVRGELQAACTERDRFQQQLELLVTELEKSKMSNQEQTKQLQTAQQQVQQLQQQVQQLQQQMQQLQQAASAGAGATDVQRQQLEQQQKQLEEVRKQIDNQAKATEGERKIIDEQRKQIDAKRKDIEDKEKKMAEFDVQLRKRKEQMDQLEKSLQTQGGGAAAAGELNKKLMDTQRQLEACVKELQNTKEEHKKAATETERLLQLVQMSQEEQNAKEKTIMDLQQALKIAQAKVKQAQTQQQQQQDAGPAGFLKSFF; this comes from the exons ATTGAAAACCTGGAGGATCTGCTGAAGGAGAAGGACAACCAGGTGGATATGGCGCGGGCCCGTTTGTCGGCCATGCAGGCGCACCACAGCAGCTCCGAGGGCGCCTTAACCAGCCTGGAGGAGGCCATCGGCGACAAGGAGAAGCAGATGGCCCAGCTGCGGGATCAGCGGGATCGCGCAGAGCACGAGAAGCAGGAGGAGCGGGATCTTCACGAGCGCGAGGTGGCCGACTACAAGATCAAGCTGCGGGCCGCCGAGAGCGAGGTGGAGAAGCTGCAGACGCGCCTGGAGCGGGCGGTCACCGAGCGGGAGCGGCTGGAGATCAAGCTGGAGGCCTCGCAGAGCGAACTGGGCAAGTCGAAGGCTGAGCTGGAGAAGGCCACCTGCGAAATGGGCAGGAGCAGCGCCGACTGGGAGTCCACCAAGCAGAGGATCGCCCGCCTGGAGCTGGAGAATGAGCGGCTGAAACACGATCTGGAGCGTTCGCAG AATGTACAAAAGTTAATGTTCGAAACGGGCAAGATATCG ACAACCTTTGGCAGGACCACGATGACCACGTCCCAGGAACTGGATCGAGCCCAGGAGCGGGCCGACAAGGCCTCAGCCGAGCTGCGACGCACCCAGGCCGAGCTGAGAGTCACACAG GGCGAAACTGAAAAACGTTTT TCGGATGCGGAAAGAGCACGCGAGGAGGCGGCCGCCCTGCAGGAGAAGCTGGAGAAGAGCCAGGGCGAGGTGTACCGACTCAAGGCCAAGCTGGAGAACGCCCAGGGTGAGCAGGAGAGTCTGCGccaggagctggagaaggcGCAGAGCGGCGTCTCTCGCATCCACGCCGACCGCGATCGG GCCTTCTCCGAGGTGGAAAAGATCAAGGAGGAGATGGAGCGCACCCAGGCCACGTTGGGCAAGTCGCAGCTGCAGCACGAGAAGCTGCAAAACTCGCTGGACAAGGCCCAGAACGAGGTCGATCATCTGCAGGATAAGCTGGACAAGGCCAGCACGGAGAACCGCCGCCTGGTGCTCGAGAAGGAGAAGCTCACCTACGACTACGACAACCTGCAGTCGCAGCTGGACAAGGCCTTGGGCCAGGCCGCCAGGATGCAGAAGGAGCGCGAGACCCTCTCCTTGGACACGGATCGCATTCGCGAGAAGCTGGAGAAGACGCAG GTGCAACTGGGTCGCATCCAGAAGGAGCGGGATCAATTCTCCGACGAGCTGGAGACGCTCAAGGAGCGCTCGGAATCGGCACAGACCCTCCTCATGAAGGCCGCCCGCGACCGGGAGGCGATGCAAACGGATCTGGAGGTCCTCAAGGAGCGCTACGAGAAGTCGCACGCCATCCAGCAGAAACTCCAG ATGGAGCGCGACGATGCGGTCACCGAAGTCGAGATCCTCAAGGAGAAACTGGACAAGGCGCTGTACGCCAGCCAGAAGCTGATCGACGAGAAGGACACCTCCAACAAGGAGTTTGAAAAGATGCTGGAGAAGTACGACCGGGCCCAGAACGAGATCTATCGCCTTCAGTCCCGCTGCGATACGGCAGAGGCGGACAGAGCCCGCCTGGAGGTGGAGGCGGAGCGATCTGGCCTGGCTGCCAGCAAGGCTCGCGAGGATCTGCGCAAGCTGCAGGACGAGAGCACCCGGCTGCAGGAGGCCTGCGATCGGGCGGCGCTCCAGTTGAGCCGCGCCAAGGAGTGCGAGGACAATGCGCGCAGCGAGCTGGAGCACAGTCGCGATCGCTTCGACAAGCTGCAAACGGACATTCGGCGGGCCCAGGGCGAGAAGGAGCACTTCCAGTCCGAGCTGGAGAGGGTCACCTACGAACTGGAGCGGGCACATGCCGCCCAAACCAAGGCGGGCGCCAGCGTGGAGGCGGCCAAGGAGGAGGCGGCCCACTATGCCGTGGAGCTTGAGAAAATGCGCGACCGCTACGAGAAGAGCCAGGTGGAGCTGCGCAAACTCCAGGACACAGACACCTTTGGCCGGGAGACGCGCCGCCTCAAGGAGGAGAACGAGCGGCTGCGCGAGAAGCTGGACAAGACGCTCATGGAACTGGAGACCATCCGGGGCAAGTCGCAGTACGAGTCGGAGTCCTTCGAGAAGTACAAGGACAAGTACGAGAAGATCGAGATGGAGGTGCAGAACATGGAGTCGAAGCTGCACGAGACCAGCCTGCAGCTGGAGCTATCGAAGGGCGAGGTGGCCAAGATGCTGGCCAACCAGGACAAGCAGCGATCCGAGCTGGAACGGGCGCACATCGAGCGGGAGAAGGCCCGGGACAAGCATGAGAAGCTACTGAAGGAGGTCGATCGTTTGCGCCTGCAACAGTCCTCGGTGAGCCCCGGCGATCCGGTCCGAGCGTCGACGTCCTCCTCTTCCGCTCTGTCCGCTGGCGAGCGGCAGGAGATCGACCGCCTGCGGGATCGCCTTGAGAAGGCGCTGCAGTCGCGTGACGCCACCGAGCTGGAGGCCGGTCGCTTGGCCAAGGAACTGGAGAAGGCGCAAATGCATCTGGCCAAGCAGCAGGAGAACACCGAGTCCACGCGCATCGAGTTCGAGCGCATGGGCGCTGAGCTGGGTCGCCTTCACGATCGCCTCGAGAAGGCCGAGGCTGAGCGGGAGGCACTGCGTCAAGCGAGCCGGAGCGGCGGAGCAGGCGCTGCCCCCCATCCGCAGCTGGAGAAGCACGTCCAGAAGCTGGAGTCAGACGTCAAGCAGCTGGCCATGGAGCGGGAGCAGCTGGTCCTGCAACTGGAGAAGAGCCAGGAGATCCTCATGAACTTCCAGAAGGAGCTCCAGAACGCAGAGGCGGAGTTGCAGAAGACGCGCGAGGAGAACCGCAAGCTGCGCAACGGTCACCAACTGCCGCCTGCCGCCGCTCCACCCGCCGGAGCCTCTCCCGCCGAGATCCAGGCCATGCAGAAGGAGATCCAGACCCTCCAGCAGAAGCTCCAGGAGTCGGAGCGCGCCCTGCAGGCCGCCGGTCCCCAGCAGGCCCAGGCTGCCGCGGCGGCGGGCGCGAGTCGCGAGGAGATCGAGCAATGGCGCAAGGTCATCGAGCAGGAGAAGGGTCGTGCCGACATGGCCGACAAGGCTGCCCAGGAGATGCACAAGCGCATTCAG CTTATGGACCAACACATCAAGGATCAGCACGCCCAGATGCAAAagatgcagcagcagatgcaacagcagcagcaggcggcgcAACAAGCGGCGCAGCAggcggcgcagcagcagcagtccgCAGCAAGTGCCGGCGGAGCGGACGCCAAAGAGTTGGAGAAGGTCAGGGGCGAACTGCAGGCGGCGTGCACCGAGCGGGATCgcttccagcagcagctggagctcCTGGTCACGGAGCTGGAGAAGAGCAAG ATGTCCAACCAGGAGCAGACAAAACAGCTCCAAACGGCgcagcagcaagtgcagcaactgcagcagcaggtgcaacagctgcagcagcagatgcaacaactgcagcaggcTGCCAGTGCGGGAGCAGGCGCCACCGACGTGCAGcgccagcagctggagcagcagcagaagcagctggaggaggtgCGCAAGCAGATCGACAACCAGGCCAAGGCCACCGAGGGCGAGCGCAAGATCATCGACGAGCAGCGCAAGCAGATCGACGCCAAGCGCAAGGACATCGAGGACAAGGAGAAGAAGATGGCCGAGTTCGACGTCCAGCTGCGCAAGCGCAAGGAGCAGATGGACCAGCTGGAGAAGTCCCTCCAGACGCAAGGAGGCGGAGCGGCGGCCGCCGGCGAGCTGAACAAGAAGCTCATGGACACGCAGCGGCAGCTGGAAGC ATGCGTCAAGGAGCTTCAGAATACAAAGGAGGAGCACAAGAAGGCGGCAACCGAAACGGAGCGTTTGCTGCAATTGGTACAAATGTCGCAGGAGGAGCAGAACGCCAAGGAGAAGACCATCATGGATTTGCAACA AGCCTTAAAGATCGCTCAAGCCAAAGTCAAACAAGCAcaaacgcagcagcagcaacagcaggat GCTGGGCCAGCTGGCTTCTTGAAGAGCTTTTTCTAA
- the LOC120443882 gene encoding plectin isoform X13, translating to MDNAYVYYKLDEFRLEIQRRDQEILAMAAKMKTLEEQHQRHIAVLKESLCAKEEHYNMLQTDVEEMRARLEEKNRLIEKKTQGTLQTVQERNRLTSELTEIKDHMDIKDRKISVLQRKIENLEDLLKEKDNQVDMARARLSAMQAHHSSSEGALTSLEEAIGDKEKQMAQLRDQRDRAEHEKQEERDLHEREVADYKIKLRAAESEVEKLQTRLERAVTERERLEIKLEASQSELGKSKAELEKATCEMGRSSADWESTKQRIARLELENERLKHDLERSQMQLEEQTTLHKTTFGRTTMTTSQELDRAQERADKASAELRRTQAELRVTQSDAERAREEAAALQEKLEKSQGEVYRLKAKLENAQGEQESLRQELEKAQSGVSRIHADRDRAFSEVEKIKEEMERTQATLGKSQLQHEKLQNSLDKAQNEVDHLQDKLDKASTENRRLVLEKEKLTYDYDNLQSQLDKALGQAARMQKERETLSLDTDRIREKLEKTQMERDDAVTEVEILKEKLDKALYASQKLIDEKDTSNKEFEKMLEKYDRAQNEIYRLQSRCDTAEADRARLEVEAERSGLAASKAREDLRKLQDESTRLQEACDRAALQLSRAKECEDNARSELEHSRDRFDKLQTDIRRAQGEKEHFQSELERVTYELERAHAAQTKAGASVEAAKEEAAHYAVELEKMRDRYEKSQVELRKLQDTDTFGRETRRLKEENERLREKLDKTLMELETIRGKSQYESESFEKYKDKYEKIEMEVQNMESKLHETSLQLELSKGEVAKMLANQDKQRSELERAHIEREKARDKHEKLLKEVDRLRLQQSSVSPGDPVRASTSSSSALSAGERQEIDRLRDRLEKALQSRDATELEAGRLAKELEKAQMHLAKQQENTESTRIEFERMGAELGRLHDRLEKAEAEREALRQASRSGGAGAAPHPQLEKHVQKLESDVKQLAMEREQLVLQLEKSQEILMNFQKELQNAEAELQKTREENRKLRNGHQLPPAAAPPAGASPAEIQAMQKEIQTLQQKLQESERALQAAGPQQAQAAAAAGASREEIEQWRKVIEQEKGRADMADKAAQEMHKRIQLMDQHIKDQHAQMQKMQQQMQQQQQAAQQAAQQAAQQQQSAASAGGADAKELEKVRGELQAACTERDRFQQQLELLVTELEKSKMSNQEQTKQLQTAQQQVQQLQQQVQQLQQQMQQLQQAASAGAGATDVQRQQLEQQQKQLEEVRKQIDNQAKATEGERKIIDEQRKQIDAKRKDIEDKEKKMAEFDVQLRKRKEQMDQLEKSLQTQGGGAAAAGELNKKLMDTQRQLEACVKELQNTKEEHKKAATETERLLQLVQMSQEEQNAKEKTIMDLQQALKIAQAKVKQAQTQQQQQQDAGPAGFLKSFF from the exons ATTGAAAACCTGGAGGATCTGCTGAAGGAGAAGGACAACCAGGTGGATATGGCGCGGGCCCGTTTGTCGGCCATGCAGGCGCACCACAGCAGCTCCGAGGGCGCCTTAACCAGCCTGGAGGAGGCCATCGGCGACAAGGAGAAGCAGATGGCCCAGCTGCGGGATCAGCGGGATCGCGCAGAGCACGAGAAGCAGGAGGAGCGGGATCTTCACGAGCGCGAGGTGGCCGACTACAAGATCAAGCTGCGGGCCGCCGAGAGCGAGGTGGAGAAGCTGCAGACGCGCCTGGAGCGGGCGGTCACCGAGCGGGAGCGGCTGGAGATCAAGCTGGAGGCCTCGCAGAGCGAACTGGGCAAGTCGAAGGCTGAGCTGGAGAAGGCCACCTGCGAAATGGGCAGGAGCAGCGCCGACTGGGAGTCCACCAAGCAGAGGATCGCCCGCCTGGAGCTGGAGAATGAGCGGCTGAAACACGATCTGGAGCGTTCGCAG ATGCAGCTAGAAGAACAGACCACACTACACAAA ACAACCTTTGGCAGGACCACGATGACCACGTCCCAGGAACTGGATCGAGCCCAGGAGCGGGCCGACAAGGCCTCAGCCGAGCTGCGACGCACCCAGGCCGAGCTGAGAGTCACACAG TCGGATGCGGAAAGAGCACGCGAGGAGGCGGCCGCCCTGCAGGAGAAGCTGGAGAAGAGCCAGGGCGAGGTGTACCGACTCAAGGCCAAGCTGGAGAACGCCCAGGGTGAGCAGGAGAGTCTGCGccaggagctggagaaggcGCAGAGCGGCGTCTCTCGCATCCACGCCGACCGCGATCGG GCCTTCTCCGAGGTGGAAAAGATCAAGGAGGAGATGGAGCGCACCCAGGCCACGTTGGGCAAGTCGCAGCTGCAGCACGAGAAGCTGCAAAACTCGCTGGACAAGGCCCAGAACGAGGTCGATCATCTGCAGGATAAGCTGGACAAGGCCAGCACGGAGAACCGCCGCCTGGTGCTCGAGAAGGAGAAGCTCACCTACGACTACGACAACCTGCAGTCGCAGCTGGACAAGGCCTTGGGCCAGGCCGCCAGGATGCAGAAGGAGCGCGAGACCCTCTCCTTGGACACGGATCGCATTCGCGAGAAGCTGGAGAAGACGCAG ATGGAGCGCGACGATGCGGTCACCGAAGTCGAGATCCTCAAGGAGAAACTGGACAAGGCGCTGTACGCCAGCCAGAAGCTGATCGACGAGAAGGACACCTCCAACAAGGAGTTTGAAAAGATGCTGGAGAAGTACGACCGGGCCCAGAACGAGATCTATCGCCTTCAGTCCCGCTGCGATACGGCAGAGGCGGACAGAGCCCGCCTGGAGGTGGAGGCGGAGCGATCTGGCCTGGCTGCCAGCAAGGCTCGCGAGGATCTGCGCAAGCTGCAGGACGAGAGCACCCGGCTGCAGGAGGCCTGCGATCGGGCGGCGCTCCAGTTGAGCCGCGCCAAGGAGTGCGAGGACAATGCGCGCAGCGAGCTGGAGCACAGTCGCGATCGCTTCGACAAGCTGCAAACGGACATTCGGCGGGCCCAGGGCGAGAAGGAGCACTTCCAGTCCGAGCTGGAGAGGGTCACCTACGAACTGGAGCGGGCACATGCCGCCCAAACCAAGGCGGGCGCCAGCGTGGAGGCGGCCAAGGAGGAGGCGGCCCACTATGCCGTGGAGCTTGAGAAAATGCGCGACCGCTACGAGAAGAGCCAGGTGGAGCTGCGCAAACTCCAGGACACAGACACCTTTGGCCGGGAGACGCGCCGCCTCAAGGAGGAGAACGAGCGGCTGCGCGAGAAGCTGGACAAGACGCTCATGGAACTGGAGACCATCCGGGGCAAGTCGCAGTACGAGTCGGAGTCCTTCGAGAAGTACAAGGACAAGTACGAGAAGATCGAGATGGAGGTGCAGAACATGGAGTCGAAGCTGCACGAGACCAGCCTGCAGCTGGAGCTATCGAAGGGCGAGGTGGCCAAGATGCTGGCCAACCAGGACAAGCAGCGATCCGAGCTGGAACGGGCGCACATCGAGCGGGAGAAGGCCCGGGACAAGCATGAGAAGCTACTGAAGGAGGTCGATCGTTTGCGCCTGCAACAGTCCTCGGTGAGCCCCGGCGATCCGGTCCGAGCGTCGACGTCCTCCTCTTCCGCTCTGTCCGCTGGCGAGCGGCAGGAGATCGACCGCCTGCGGGATCGCCTTGAGAAGGCGCTGCAGTCGCGTGACGCCACCGAGCTGGAGGCCGGTCGCTTGGCCAAGGAACTGGAGAAGGCGCAAATGCATCTGGCCAAGCAGCAGGAGAACACCGAGTCCACGCGCATCGAGTTCGAGCGCATGGGCGCTGAGCTGGGTCGCCTTCACGATCGCCTCGAGAAGGCCGAGGCTGAGCGGGAGGCACTGCGTCAAGCGAGCCGGAGCGGCGGAGCAGGCGCTGCCCCCCATCCGCAGCTGGAGAAGCACGTCCAGAAGCTGGAGTCAGACGTCAAGCAGCTGGCCATGGAGCGGGAGCAGCTGGTCCTGCAACTGGAGAAGAGCCAGGAGATCCTCATGAACTTCCAGAAGGAGCTCCAGAACGCAGAGGCGGAGTTGCAGAAGACGCGCGAGGAGAACCGCAAGCTGCGCAACGGTCACCAACTGCCGCCTGCCGCCGCTCCACCCGCCGGAGCCTCTCCCGCCGAGATCCAGGCCATGCAGAAGGAGATCCAGACCCTCCAGCAGAAGCTCCAGGAGTCGGAGCGCGCCCTGCAGGCCGCCGGTCCCCAGCAGGCCCAGGCTGCCGCGGCGGCGGGCGCGAGTCGCGAGGAGATCGAGCAATGGCGCAAGGTCATCGAGCAGGAGAAGGGTCGTGCCGACATGGCCGACAAGGCTGCCCAGGAGATGCACAAGCGCATTCAG CTTATGGACCAACACATCAAGGATCAGCACGCCCAGATGCAAAagatgcagcagcagatgcaacagcagcagcaggcggcgcAACAAGCGGCGCAGCAggcggcgcagcagcagcagtccgCAGCAAGTGCCGGCGGAGCGGACGCCAAAGAGTTGGAGAAGGTCAGGGGCGAACTGCAGGCGGCGTGCACCGAGCGGGATCgcttccagcagcagctggagctcCTGGTCACGGAGCTGGAGAAGAGCAAG ATGTCCAACCAGGAGCAGACAAAACAGCTCCAAACGGCgcagcagcaagtgcagcaactgcagcagcaggtgcaacagctgcagcagcagatgcaacaactgcagcaggcTGCCAGTGCGGGAGCAGGCGCCACCGACGTGCAGcgccagcagctggagcagcagcagaagcagctggaggaggtgCGCAAGCAGATCGACAACCAGGCCAAGGCCACCGAGGGCGAGCGCAAGATCATCGACGAGCAGCGCAAGCAGATCGACGCCAAGCGCAAGGACATCGAGGACAAGGAGAAGAAGATGGCCGAGTTCGACGTCCAGCTGCGCAAGCGCAAGGAGCAGATGGACCAGCTGGAGAAGTCCCTCCAGACGCAAGGAGGCGGAGCGGCGGCCGCCGGCGAGCTGAACAAGAAGCTCATGGACACGCAGCGGCAGCTGGAAGC ATGCGTCAAGGAGCTTCAGAATACAAAGGAGGAGCACAAGAAGGCGGCAACCGAAACGGAGCGTTTGCTGCAATTGGTACAAATGTCGCAGGAGGAGCAGAACGCCAAGGAGAAGACCATCATGGATTTGCAACA AGCCTTAAAGATCGCTCAAGCCAAAGTCAAACAAGCAcaaacgcagcagcagcaacagcaggat GCTGGGCCAGCTGGCTTCTTGAAGAGCTTTTTCTAA